In Lutra lutra chromosome 6, mLutLut1.2, whole genome shotgun sequence, the following are encoded in one genomic region:
- the SLC25A27 gene encoding mitochondrial uncoupling protein 4 isoform X11 — protein MSLPEDEERLLPLAQRWPRASKFLLSGCAATVAELATFPLDLTKTRLQMQGEAALARLGDSARESAPYRGMVRTALGIVQEEGFLKLWQGVTPAIYRHIVYSGGRMVTYEHLREVVFGKSEDKHYPLWKSVIGGMMAGVVGQFLANPTDLVKVQMQMEGKRKLEGKPLRFRGVHHAFAKILSEGGIRGLWAGWVPNIQRAALVNMGDLTTYDTVKHYLVLNTPLEDNIMTHGLSR, from the exons ATGTCGCTTCCAGAGGATGAGGAGAGGCTTTTGCCGCTTGCCCAGAGATGGCCCCGAGCGAGCAAGTTCCTCCTGTCGGGCTGCGCGGCTACCGTGGCCGAGCTAG CAACCTTTCCCCTCGATCTCACAAAAACTCGGCTCCAAATGCAAGGAGAAGCTGCCCTTGCTCGGTTGGGAGACAGTGCAAGAGAATCTGCTCCCTATAGAGGCATGGTGCGCACAGCCCTAGGGATTGTTCAAGAAGAAGGCTTTCTAAAGCTTTGGCAAGGAGTGACACCTGCCATTTACAGACACATAG TGTACTCCGGAGGCCGCATGGTCACTTACGAACATCTTCGTGAAGTTGTATTTGGCAAAAGTGAAGATAAGCATTATCCCCTTTG GAAATCAGTGATTGGAGGTATGATGGCTGGTGTTGTTGGCCAATTTTTAGCCAACCCAACTGATCTAGTGAAGGTTCAGatgcaaatggaaggaaaaaggaaacttgaAGGAAAACCTTTGCG atttcGTGGTGTGCATCATGCATTTGCAAAAATCTTATCTGAAGGAGGAATACGTGGGCTTTGGGCAGGCTGGGTACCCAATATACAAAGAGCCGCACTGGTGAATATGGGAG aTTTAACTACTTATGATACAGTGAAACACTATTTGGTACTGAACACTCCACTTGAGGACAATATCATGACTCATGGTTTATCAAG GTAA
- the SLC25A27 gene encoding mitochondrial uncoupling protein 4 isoform X10, which produces MSLPEDEERLLPLAQRWPRASKFLLSGCAATVAELATFPLDLTKTRLQMQGEAALARLGDSARESAPYRGMVRTALGIVQEEGFLKLWQGVTPAIYRHIVYSGGRMVTYEHLREVVFGKSEDKHYPLWKSVIGGMMAGVVGQFLANPTDLVKVQMQMEGKRKLEGKPLRFRGVHHAFAKILSEGGIRGLWAGWVPNIQRAALVNMGDLTTYDTVKHYLVLNTPLEDNIMTHGLSSR; this is translated from the exons ATGTCGCTTCCAGAGGATGAGGAGAGGCTTTTGCCGCTTGCCCAGAGATGGCCCCGAGCGAGCAAGTTCCTCCTGTCGGGCTGCGCGGCTACCGTGGCCGAGCTAG CAACCTTTCCCCTCGATCTCACAAAAACTCGGCTCCAAATGCAAGGAGAAGCTGCCCTTGCTCGGTTGGGAGACAGTGCAAGAGAATCTGCTCCCTATAGAGGCATGGTGCGCACAGCCCTAGGGATTGTTCAAGAAGAAGGCTTTCTAAAGCTTTGGCAAGGAGTGACACCTGCCATTTACAGACACATAG TGTACTCCGGAGGCCGCATGGTCACTTACGAACATCTTCGTGAAGTTGTATTTGGCAAAAGTGAAGATAAGCATTATCCCCTTTG GAAATCAGTGATTGGAGGTATGATGGCTGGTGTTGTTGGCCAATTTTTAGCCAACCCAACTGATCTAGTGAAGGTTCAGatgcaaatggaaggaaaaaggaaacttgaAGGAAAACCTTTGCG atttcGTGGTGTGCATCATGCATTTGCAAAAATCTTATCTGAAGGAGGAATACGTGGGCTTTGGGCAGGCTGGGTACCCAATATACAAAGAGCCGCACTGGTGAATATGGGAG aTTTAACTACTTATGATACAGTGAAACACTATTTGGTACTGAACACTCCACTTGAGGACAATATCATGACTCATGGTTTATCAAG TAGGTAA